A genome region from Alistipes dispar includes the following:
- a CDS encoding GH92 family glycosyl hydrolase, translating into MRLRRTLPAAALAAAVFCAPLRAQEPVDRVDPFIGTTNFGTTNPGALCPNGMMAVVPFNVMGSDTNIYDKDARWWSTPYEYHNEFFTGFAHGALSGVGCPEMGSLLTMATTGPLTVDYKEYGTAYEDETASPGYYAVTLDKYGVRAEATATPRTSAERYTFPAGEGHILLNLGEGLTNESGATVRRVSATEIEGMKLLGTFCYNPQKVFPVYFVLRVTKTPSSSGYWKKQRPMTGVEAEWTPDNGKYKLYTEYGRELAGDDVGYWFTFDDLREGEQIEVRMGISYVSTENARRNLDAEQPAGTSFDAIRGAARTRWNDDLSRIRVEGGTAEQQTVFYTALYHALIHPNLVNDVNGEYPVMERSGETGVSEHDRYTVFSLWDTYRNVHQLLTLVYPERQLDMVRSMIGMYEEWGWMPKWELYGRETFTMEGDPAIPVIVDTWMKGLRDFDVATAYEAFLKSATTPGAQNRLRPDIDPYVERGYIPLGFYAKDLAGDTSVSHALEYYVADHALSLLADSLGHGDDARLFRDRSLGYRHYYDKEFGTLRPINDDGTFLEPFDPKAGENFTAAPGFHEGSAWNYTFFVPHDVEGLAKLMGGRRKFVDKLQMVFDEGLYDPANEPDIAYAYLFSRFPGEEWRTQREVRRLLAKYFTTAPDGIPGNDDTGTMSAWAVFSMMGFYPDCPGEPYYTLTAPVFDRVEIATERGPLVIEAERPAAGAGYIGRMTLGGKPLGKYRLSHDELLGGGRLKFELKNDK; encoded by the coding sequence ATGCGACTGCGACGAACGCTTCCTGCTGCGGCGCTCGCCGCAGCCGTTTTCTGCGCGCCGCTGCGTGCGCAGGAGCCCGTCGATCGGGTCGATCCCTTCATCGGCACGACCAACTTCGGCACGACCAATCCCGGGGCCCTGTGCCCGAACGGCATGATGGCGGTGGTTCCGTTCAACGTGATGGGTTCGGACACGAACATCTACGACAAGGACGCCCGCTGGTGGTCGACTCCCTACGAGTACCATAACGAATTCTTCACGGGCTTCGCCCACGGGGCGCTGAGCGGCGTGGGATGTCCCGAGATGGGGTCGCTGCTGACGATGGCGACGACCGGGCCGCTGACGGTGGATTACAAGGAGTACGGCACGGCGTATGAAGATGAAACGGCCTCGCCGGGCTACTACGCCGTGACGCTGGACAAGTACGGCGTCCGGGCCGAAGCGACGGCCACGCCGCGCACTTCGGCCGAGCGCTACACGTTTCCCGCCGGGGAGGGGCACATTCTGCTGAATCTGGGCGAGGGCCTCACGAACGAGTCGGGCGCTACGGTGCGCCGCGTGAGCGCCACGGAGATCGAGGGCATGAAACTGCTGGGGACGTTCTGCTACAACCCGCAGAAGGTGTTTCCGGTGTATTTCGTGCTGCGCGTGACGAAAACCCCGTCGTCGTCGGGCTACTGGAAGAAGCAGCGTCCGATGACGGGCGTCGAGGCGGAGTGGACCCCCGACAACGGCAAATACAAGCTCTACACGGAGTACGGCCGCGAACTGGCGGGCGACGACGTGGGCTACTGGTTCACGTTCGACGATCTCCGGGAGGGCGAACAGATCGAGGTGCGCATGGGCATTTCCTATGTGAGCACGGAGAACGCCCGCCGGAACCTCGACGCCGAACAGCCCGCCGGAACGTCGTTCGACGCGATCCGCGGGGCGGCCCGCACGCGGTGGAACGACGACCTTTCGCGCATCCGCGTCGAGGGCGGCACGGCGGAGCAGCAGACCGTGTTCTATACGGCGCTGTACCATGCGCTGATCCACCCGAATCTCGTGAACGACGTGAACGGCGAGTATCCGGTCATGGAGCGTTCCGGCGAGACGGGCGTCTCGGAGCACGACCGTTACACGGTCTTCTCGCTGTGGGACACCTACCGCAACGTGCACCAGTTGCTGACGCTGGTCTATCCCGAGCGGCAACTGGACATGGTGCGTTCGATGATCGGCATGTACGAGGAGTGGGGGTGGATGCCCAAGTGGGAGCTGTACGGCCGCGAGACCTTCACGATGGAAGGCGACCCGGCCATTCCGGTCATCGTCGATACGTGGATGAAGGGGCTGCGCGACTTCGACGTCGCGACGGCCTACGAGGCGTTCCTCAAGTCGGCCACGACGCCCGGAGCGCAGAACCGGCTGCGGCCGGACATCGACCCCTATGTCGAGCGGGGCTACATTCCGCTGGGTTTCTACGCCAAGGACCTCGCGGGCGATACCTCCGTGTCGCACGCGTTGGAGTACTACGTCGCCGACCATGCGCTGTCGCTGCTGGCCGACTCGCTCGGACACGGGGACGACGCGCGTCTGTTCCGCGACCGTTCGCTGGGGTACAGACACTACTACGACAAGGAGTTCGGAACGCTGCGGCCGATCAACGACGACGGGACGTTCCTCGAGCCCTTCGACCCGAAGGCGGGCGAGAACTTCACGGCCGCGCCGGGATTCCACGAGGGGTCGGCCTGGAACTACACCTTCTTCGTGCCGCACGACGTGGAGGGGCTGGCGAAACTCATGGGAGGCCGGCGGAAGTTCGTCGATAAGCTCCAAATGGTCTTCGACGAGGGGCTGTACGACCCGGCGAACGAACCCGACATCGCCTACGCCTACCTCTTCAGCCGCTTTCCGGGCGAGGAGTGGCGCACGCAGCGCGAGGTGCGCCGCTTGCTGGCCAAATACTTCACCACCGCACCCGACGGCATTCCCGGCAACGACGACACGGGTACGATGTCGGCCTGGGCCGTCTTCTCGATGATGGGATTCTATCCGGACTGCCCGGGCGAGCCGTACTATACGCTGACGGCCCCCGTGTTCGACCGCGTGGAGATCGCGACGGAGCGGGGCCCGCTGGTGATCGAGGCCGAGCGGCCGGCGGCCGGCGCCGGTTACATCGGCCGCATGACGCTCGGCGGCAAACCGCTCGGCAAGTACCGCCTCTCGCACGACGAACTGCTCGGGGGCGGACGACTGAAATTCGAATTGAAAAACGACAAATAA
- a CDS encoding GH92 family glycosyl hydrolase, with amino-acid sequence MKRTYSFLPAAALLLAAACSPSQPAAESDFTRFVDPKIGTGGHGHVFVGANVPFGMVQVGPTSIPQEWDWVSGYHRSDSTVIGFSHTHLSGTGIGDLFDVTVMPVVGEVTYARGTEDDPSSGLWSYADRTREIARPGYYSVPLTRYGITAEMTATPRVGLHRYTFPASDAAAVVFDLENGGCWDKATDTGFRFSDDSTRISGWRYSTGWAKDQKVYFVAEFSKPARGIAYLHPGEMDDSKMPRIAARYARVDFDTEEGEQLLVKVALSPVSVEGAEANLAAELPGWDFEATAAAADKAWNDELSKVKITTEDETAKRIFYTGLYHTMVAPSVFCDVNGDYRGSDYEIHRAPGFTNYTTFSLWDTYRAAMPLMTILHPERMPDIVQTMLHIADEQGRLPVWHLWGNETDCMVGNPGIPVVADAIVKGIEGFDREKAFEAIRKTAMDPGRGNGLRMEHGYIPCDLFNEAVAYDMEYALADGAAARAAEALDRTEDAKYFTERSHSYRNYFDPATRFMRGRDSKGDWRTPFNPFASTHRADDYCEGNAWQYTWLAPHDVEGLVGCFGGREEMLGKLDSLFTVSSVVEGAETSPDISGLIGQYAHGNEPSHHVLYLYTMLGQPWKTADKVREVLTTLYHAEPDGLSGNEDVGQMSAWYVLSSLGMYEVEPAGGRYWFGIPLFDRAEVKVPGGVFVVAAKNNTPENRYVQRITLDGKPYDKPYITHGEVMRGGVLEFEMGPEPALWYDAPATGK; translated from the coding sequence ATGAAACGGACATACAGCTTTTTGCCGGCGGCGGCCCTGCTTCTCGCGGCGGCCTGCTCGCCTTCGCAGCCCGCTGCGGAGAGCGATTTCACCCGCTTCGTGGACCCGAAGATCGGCACGGGCGGCCACGGCCACGTCTTCGTCGGGGCGAACGTGCCGTTCGGCATGGTGCAGGTCGGCCCCACGAGCATTCCGCAGGAGTGGGACTGGGTTTCGGGATACCACCGGTCGGATTCGACGGTGATCGGCTTCTCGCACACGCACCTCTCGGGCACGGGGATCGGCGACCTGTTCGACGTCACGGTGATGCCCGTCGTGGGCGAGGTGACCTATGCCCGCGGCACGGAGGACGATCCGTCGTCGGGACTCTGGTCCTATGCCGACCGCACGCGGGAGATCGCCCGGCCGGGCTACTACTCGGTTCCGCTGACGCGCTACGGCATCACGGCCGAAATGACGGCCACGCCCCGCGTGGGACTGCACCGCTACACCTTCCCGGCGTCGGATGCCGCGGCCGTGGTCTTCGACCTGGAGAACGGCGGCTGCTGGGACAAGGCGACCGATACGGGCTTCCGCTTCTCGGACGACAGCACGCGCATCAGCGGATGGCGCTACTCGACGGGCTGGGCGAAGGACCAGAAGGTGTACTTCGTGGCCGAGTTCTCGAAACCCGCCAGGGGAATCGCCTACCTGCATCCGGGCGAGATGGACGATTCCAAGATGCCCCGGATCGCGGCCCGCTATGCGCGCGTGGATTTCGACACGGAGGAGGGCGAGCAACTGCTCGTGAAGGTGGCCCTGTCGCCCGTGAGCGTCGAGGGCGCCGAGGCGAACCTCGCCGCGGAGCTCCCCGGATGGGATTTCGAGGCGACCGCGGCGGCGGCCGACAAGGCGTGGAACGACGAGTTGTCGAAGGTGAAGATCACGACGGAGGACGAGACGGCGAAGCGGATTTTCTACACGGGGCTGTATCACACGATGGTGGCGCCCTCCGTGTTCTGCGACGTGAACGGCGATTACCGCGGGTCGGATTATGAAATCCACCGTGCGCCCGGCTTCACGAACTACACGACCTTCTCGCTGTGGGATACCTACCGCGCCGCGATGCCGCTGATGACGATCCTGCATCCGGAGCGGATGCCCGACATCGTGCAGACGATGCTGCATATCGCCGACGAGCAGGGGCGCCTGCCGGTATGGCATCTGTGGGGCAACGAGACCGACTGCATGGTGGGCAACCCGGGTATTCCCGTCGTGGCGGACGCCATCGTGAAGGGCATCGAAGGATTCGACCGCGAAAAGGCTTTCGAGGCGATCCGGAAAACGGCGATGGATCCCGGCCGCGGCAACGGCCTCAGAATGGAGCACGGCTACATCCCGTGCGACCTGTTCAACGAGGCGGTGGCCTACGACATGGAGTACGCCCTGGCCGACGGCGCCGCGGCGCGTGCCGCCGAAGCGCTGGACCGGACGGAGGACGCGAAATACTTCACGGAACGCAGCCATAGCTACCGCAATTACTTCGATCCGGCGACGCGCTTCATGCGCGGCCGCGATTCGAAGGGAGACTGGCGCACGCCGTTCAACCCCTTCGCCTCGACGCACCGCGCCGACGACTACTGCGAGGGCAACGCCTGGCAGTACACATGGCTGGCGCCGCACGACGTCGAGGGACTCGTCGGATGCTTCGGCGGCCGCGAGGAGATGCTCGGAAAGCTCGATTCGCTCTTCACGGTAAGTTCCGTCGTCGAGGGCGCCGAGACCTCGCCCGACATCTCGGGCCTCATCGGCCAGTACGCCCACGGCAACGAGCCGAGCCACCACGTGCTCTACCTCTATACGATGCTGGGGCAGCCGTGGAAGACGGCCGACAAGGTGCGCGAGGTGCTCACGACGCTCTACCACGCCGAGCCGGACGGACTGTCGGGCAACGAGGACGTGGGGCAGATGTCGGCATGGTACGTCCTCTCGTCGCTGGGCATGTACGAGGTCGAACCCGCCGGCGGACGCTACTGGTTCGGCATCCCGCTCTTCGACCGGGCCGAAGTGAAGGTCCCGGGCGGGGTGTTCGTCGTCGCGGCGAAGAACAACACGCCGGAGAACCGCTACGTGCAGCGCATCACGCTCGACGGCAAACCCTATGACAAGCCCTATATCACGCACGGGGAGGTGATGCGGGGCGGCGTGCTCGAGTTCGAAATGGGACCCGAGCCGGCGCTCTGGTACGACGCCCCGGCTACCGGAAAATAA
- a CDS encoding GH92 family glycosyl hydrolase, giving the protein MKRLATAAALAFLSSACATTAQPDEKLLPPVDYVTTLMGTQSDYSLSTGNTYPAIALPWGMNFWTPQTGRMGDGWTYTYGAHTIRGFKQTHQPSPWINDYGQFSLMPVRGRDKLDEESRQSWFSHQSETAKPYYYSVYLADHDVKAEIAPTDRAAVMRFTFPESDESGVVIDAFDRGSRIGMADDRTIVGYTSRNSGGVPDNFRNWFVVRFDTPFTAVELTDRPGRYEPGRNMLCPDGSKSVEGEHAVAKVHFSTARGQQITARVASSFISEEQAFQNLRELGEGGFDSVRMRAEARWNEVLGAIEVSGGTLDQYRTFYSCLYRSVLFPRKFYEVTASGEIVHYSPYNGEVLPGYMYTDTGFWDTFRALFPLLNLVYPSVNAEIQAGLANAWRESGFLPEWASPGHRGCMVGNNSASVVSDAILKGITPEEDVAALYEAMLSGREKVHPEVSSTGRLGHEYYNTLGYVPYDVKINENVARTLEYAYDDWCIAQVAAKLGRSEDAAKLEKAAQNYRNVFDPGTKLMRGRNADGTFQSPFSPYKWGDAFTEGNSWHYTWSVFHDVEGLAGLMGGGKEFSKMLDSVFVVPPIYDDSYYGVRIHEITEMQVANMGNYAHGNQPAQHMIYLYDYAGEPWKAQWWAREVMDRLYAARPDGYCGDEDNGQTSAWYVFSALGFYPVCPGSGEYAIGSPLFRKATIRRDTGAEIVIEAPANGPQMRYIGGVTLDGEPWTRNYLPWSDLADGAVVRFAMQAEPNTGRGTQPDDAPYSYSRRQCR; this is encoded by the coding sequence ATGAAAAGACTCGCAACGGCGGCCGCCCTGGCTTTTCTCTCGTCCGCATGCGCCACGACGGCGCAGCCGGACGAAAAGCTGCTGCCGCCCGTGGATTACGTGACGACGCTGATGGGCACGCAGTCCGACTATTCGCTCTCGACGGGCAACACCTATCCGGCCATTGCGCTGCCGTGGGGCATGAACTTCTGGACGCCCCAGACGGGCAGGATGGGCGACGGCTGGACCTATACCTACGGCGCCCACACGATCCGCGGCTTCAAGCAGACGCATCAGCCCTCGCCGTGGATCAACGATTACGGACAGTTCTCGCTGATGCCCGTGCGCGGCAGGGACAAACTCGACGAGGAGTCGCGGCAGAGTTGGTTCTCGCATCAGTCCGAGACGGCCAAACCCTACTACTATTCGGTCTATCTGGCCGACCACGACGTCAAGGCCGAGATCGCACCGACCGACCGCGCGGCCGTCATGCGCTTCACCTTCCCCGAATCGGACGAGAGCGGGGTGGTGATCGACGCCTTCGACCGCGGGTCGCGGATCGGCATGGCGGACGACCGCACGATCGTCGGCTACACCTCGCGCAACAGCGGCGGCGTGCCGGACAACTTCAGGAACTGGTTCGTCGTGCGCTTCGACACGCCGTTCACGGCCGTGGAGCTAACCGACCGGCCGGGACGTTACGAGCCGGGGCGGAACATGCTCTGTCCCGACGGCAGCAAGTCGGTCGAGGGCGAGCACGCCGTGGCGAAGGTGCACTTCTCGACCGCGCGCGGACAGCAGATCACGGCGCGCGTCGCCTCGTCGTTCATTTCCGAGGAGCAGGCTTTCCAGAACCTCCGGGAGCTGGGCGAGGGCGGTTTCGATTCGGTGCGGATGCGTGCCGAAGCGCGCTGGAACGAGGTGCTCGGCGCCATCGAGGTCTCGGGCGGCACGCTCGACCAGTACCGCACCTTCTATTCGTGCCTCTACCGTTCGGTGCTCTTCCCGCGCAAGTTCTACGAGGTGACCGCCTCGGGCGAGATCGTGCATTACAGTCCCTACAACGGCGAGGTGCTGCCCGGCTACATGTATACCGACACGGGCTTCTGGGACACGTTCCGCGCGCTGTTCCCGCTGCTGAACCTGGTCTATCCCTCGGTGAACGCCGAGATCCAGGCCGGACTGGCGAACGCCTGGCGCGAGAGCGGCTTCCTGCCCGAATGGGCGTCGCCGGGCCACCGCGGCTGCATGGTGGGCAACAACTCGGCGTCGGTGGTCTCCGACGCCATCCTGAAGGGCATCACACCGGAGGAGGATGTCGCCGCGCTCTACGAGGCGATGCTCTCGGGGCGCGAGAAGGTGCACCCCGAGGTGAGTTCGACGGGCCGGCTGGGCCACGAGTATTACAACACGCTGGGGTATGTGCCCTACGACGTGAAGATCAACGAGAACGTGGCCCGCACGCTCGAATACGCCTACGACGACTGGTGCATCGCGCAGGTGGCCGCCAAACTCGGACGCAGCGAGGATGCCGCGAAGCTGGAGAAGGCGGCGCAGAACTACCGCAATGTCTTCGATCCCGGGACGAAACTCATGCGCGGCCGCAATGCCGACGGGACGTTCCAGTCGCCGTTCAGCCCCTACAAGTGGGGCGACGCCTTCACCGAGGGCAACTCGTGGCACTACACCTGGTCGGTGTTCCACGACGTCGAGGGGCTCGCCGGGCTGATGGGCGGCGGGAAGGAGTTCTCGAAGATGTTGGATTCGGTGTTCGTCGTGCCGCCGATCTACGACGACAGCTACTACGGCGTGCGCATCCACGAGATCACGGAGATGCAGGTGGCCAACATGGGCAACTACGCCCACGGCAACCAGCCTGCGCAGCACATGATCTATCTTTATGACTACGCCGGCGAACCGTGGAAGGCGCAGTGGTGGGCGCGCGAGGTGATGGACCGTCTCTATGCGGCCCGTCCCGACGGCTATTGCGGCGACGAGGACAACGGCCAGACCTCGGCGTGGTACGTCTTCTCGGCGCTCGGGTTCTATCCCGTCTGTCCCGGTTCGGGCGAGTACGCGATCGGTTCGCCGCTGTTCCGCAAGGCGACGATCCGCCGCGACACCGGCGCCGAGATCGTGATCGAGGCTCCCGCCAACGGACCGCAGATGCGCTATATCGGCGGCGTGACGCTCGACGGCGAGCCGTGGACGCGCAACTACCTGCCGTGGTCGGACCTGGCCGACGGCGCCGTGGTGCGCTTCGCGATGCAGGCCGAACCCAACACCGGGCGCGGCACGCAGCCCGACGATGCGCCTTACTCGTACAGTCGCCGCCAATGTCGATAA
- the purE gene encoding 5-(carboxyamino)imidazole ribonucleotide mutase: MKVGVIMGSVSDYEVMADAVATLEAFGVEFEKRVVSAHRTPDLLCEYAKTARSRGIGVIIAGAGGAAHLPGMVASMTTLPVVGVPVKSRALNGLDSLLSIVQMPAGVPVATTAINGAKNAALIAVSILALGDPELAARLEAFRTRQTADVLKAEI; this comes from the coding sequence ATGAAGGTCGGAGTGATAATGGGCTCGGTGAGCGATTACGAGGTGATGGCCGATGCCGTCGCCACGCTCGAGGCATTCGGCGTGGAGTTCGAGAAACGGGTGGTCAGCGCCCACCGGACACCCGATCTGCTGTGCGAATACGCCAAGACGGCGCGCAGCCGCGGCATCGGGGTCATCATCGCCGGCGCGGGCGGTGCGGCGCACCTTCCGGGCATGGTGGCGTCGATGACGACGCTGCCCGTAGTGGGCGTGCCCGTGAAGTCGCGGGCGCTCAACGGGCTGGACTCGCTGCTGTCGATCGTGCAGATGCCCGCCGGCGTGCCGGTGGCCACGACGGCGATCAACGGGGCGAAGAACGCCGCCCTGATCGCCGTATCGATCCTCGCCCTGGGGGATCCGGAGCTGGCGGCACGGCTCGAGGCCTTCCGGACCCGTCAGACGGCCGACGTGCTGAAAGCCGAAATATAG
- the purK gene encoding 5-(carboxyamino)imidazole ribonucleotide synthase, giving the protein MRRTAVRGPAGRKSEKSMNERKTIGIIGGGQLGLMIAEAARPMGIRTVCLDPAPDAPAGAVCDEHIVGRFDDAAAVEELCRRSDAVTYEFENVPGEILIPLCGKYNIPQGYKPLYDSQDRLREKTNAREHGLTTPRFAAVDDERSLRDAVDEIGLPAVLKTRTLGYDGHGQLVLRTEADLERALPLLSVPCILEEFVPFDFEASIVMVADRERVVSFPVGRNVHRDGILDLSIVPAGDGAEVAERMRRESERFMRECGYEGILAIEYFVRGGDIYFNEMAPRPHNSGHYTIEGATTSQFRELVRYLAGMPLEEPRLVAPTVMKNILGQDLETAERIAAEGHEGVHVHLYGKTESRPKRKMGHITFVGMTAGEYERRWAARFV; this is encoded by the coding sequence TTGCGACGGACCGCGGTCCGCGGACCGGCCGGCCGAAAGTCGGAGAAGAGCATGAACGAGAGAAAAACGATAGGAATAATAGGAGGCGGCCAACTGGGGCTGATGATCGCCGAGGCGGCGCGTCCGATGGGGATTCGTACGGTGTGCCTCGATCCGGCGCCGGACGCTCCGGCGGGCGCCGTGTGCGACGAACACATCGTCGGCCGGTTCGACGACGCGGCGGCCGTCGAGGAGCTGTGCCGCCGCAGCGATGCGGTGACCTACGAGTTCGAGAATGTCCCGGGGGAGATTCTGATTCCGCTGTGCGGGAAGTACAACATCCCGCAGGGCTACAAACCCCTCTACGACTCGCAGGACCGCCTGCGCGAGAAGACCAACGCCCGGGAGCACGGACTGACGACGCCGCGCTTCGCCGCCGTGGACGACGAGCGGTCGCTGCGGGACGCCGTGGACGAGATCGGGCTGCCCGCCGTGCTGAAGACCCGCACGCTCGGTTACGACGGCCACGGACAGTTGGTGCTGCGCACGGAGGCCGATCTGGAACGGGCGCTGCCGCTGCTCTCCGTGCCGTGCATTCTTGAGGAGTTCGTCCCGTTCGACTTCGAGGCGAGCATCGTGATGGTCGCCGACCGCGAACGGGTCGTGAGCTTCCCCGTGGGGCGCAACGTCCACCGCGACGGCATCCTGGACCTTTCGATCGTCCCGGCCGGGGACGGCGCGGAGGTCGCGGAGCGCATGAGGCGCGAAAGCGAGCGGTTCATGCGCGAATGCGGTTACGAGGGGATTCTGGCCATCGAGTATTTCGTCCGCGGCGGCGATATCTACTTCAACGAGATGGCGCCGCGGCCCCACAATTCGGGACACTACACGATCGAGGGAGCCACGACGAGCCAGTTCCGCGAGCTGGTGCGCTACCTCGCGGGGATGCCGCTCGAAGAGCCGCGACTGGTGGCTCCCACGGTGATGAAGAACATCCTGGGACAGGACCTCGAAACGGCCGAACGCATCGCCGCCGAGGGCCATGAGGGTGTCCATGTCCACCTTTACGGCAAAACCGAAAGCCGCCCCAAGCGCAAGATGGGCCACATCACCTTCGTCGGTATGACCGCCGGGGAGTACGAACGCCGCTGGGCCGCGCGTTTCGTGTAG